The DNA sequence tgagagagtGTGAGAATatggggacggcccctaggtctccaagccgtgtatttcttctttattttccatggaattaatctgaaaatgccacatagtttcctccaatgatagcttgccaaataagccctatgatgtggtccaaccaatcatataattccaatttaattccctaaataatcttgccgaaattccatggatatattctgattttatacattaaattcggccaaaactcctttagggaatatagggatgaacctagacacgttttgaaccttttcttgatgtccacacttcttctttccttaaaactctccctatTTCTTCTCCCAacgttttcttcttgattttctgatttttctcacggcaaaccctagttttcctcttggcttggacggctaggagtctctagggtttatctccaagtatattttctttccataaaaataaccctagaaaatctccaccgaaatcttcttttaatttctgattttcatgccaacttcttccttgtttctctcttggctttggacggcaaactctccctagggtttaatcatgcgtcaaaaaccctaattgcatgggctttatGGGCCTTTAAttcaattgccgaaaatccacttcattcttgagagttcttgggcctccatgcgccacctttatgccatgtcatcatctagagtcttcaagaagcttctctcatgccatgtcacttcattaattcgatctccattcttggttggctcaagagtcttgttttggcaagctttccttttctagacagggtttcctggttggaccaggaaagcttcacttcttcatttctgctcatttgtgcttccctttgtacttcatcttgtctccctccaatgttggctagcttctctctccatttgtgagctcatttcagctcatttgtgacgaggacctgaaaatagaaactgttggtgaaaaatagaaactttcctaaaatgaaaaatggcaactttcctaaactgaaaatgggaaactttctaaaaaagaaaaatagaaactacaaaaatggaaactttctacaaataggaactttcccattcaaagaatggaaactttcctaaacagggttttattaaggaaataacgcagaaaatgtagggaaatgcagttaaaacgtcgcattaaaatgctcctatcattcataagccaacggagttacatcattgtctctttgaccagagaaaatctaatccaaaatgctagctaatgcaaaacaatggtagtcgtctaacttctttcggtaattccaaaataaatgtgactaggtgagtagagagatgtcggtggagcaaggctcgcttaagtaccactaatctcagaaccttcttAGACAttacacttactttgggtgagtctactttgaagaaaaagtaaaccaatgacattttctacaaagtatatggcaattgcctattacatctcttagaaaaataaatatttaaatagaattgacgatctattgatcccaaccagatttgtagtcttcaatcCTTCACTCtaaatcatcttcttgatcttcttgttccatatagtgagcttctcttgcttcacaatatgctttgtaagcGGTGACAAGtttttcacgagctctacaaatgtgtgcctaatgaccggatactccacatcaagaacatacatctctttgctcagactccattgattgaggtgctttgaaagcatcatttagatggctcttagtgttggtggcgccaccaacatggccagaggtgttgagtccctctctctttccacatttaCCTCTTCGATTCCGTGttagcctattttggcggttaccttcccaagtagagcgattatatggaccagaatgtccagaagtatccctaagattagggtttctctcttggtgccctctcttaggggcgcaactataattggattctggaatatgctctgtttccactgatctcgaattatagctctttacaaggatgttgtaatgcttttcagcaacagtcatagctctaatgagctcataaaaccttgtgatccgtcctgcagtaacatcgatatgatagttcttaacaacCATCATTGCAGAGACGGAGAAGATAGAGagatttgtgatctctttaccacggaatttcattaaggatttaatgcgaagtgcttccgagttgtagtcaagaactgacttgaaatcacagaagcggaggctatgtcatcctacttctaggtcaggaagtagggagtcacggatgttgccaaatctatcttcgagtgagacccacagccttctgggtcttcttcattcatacactcgtattggagcgaatcatccatatgacgagtcattatgATGAtgactttcaccttatttgcctctatggctgctctatttgcttccaaagcttgagcttgctcaacagttagcacgtcctggctaggctcgagaatcgtatccaggattccatcggccttgagatgctggcggacatcacgaacccacctgtgatatccagagccagttgttcctaatggagcaaagtccattTTGTTCagattactcatcctgaaagagaacaagaaattagggttagtttcggagcgaaaaaggctaccacgaaaacaataaaaatttcttagcataatcgctttcaagaaattaggaattttttagcgtaatcgcttttaagaatttcaattccaagaggtattggattagaacgaaacaatgacgtaagtggtcgatccataaattctctacaaactctaaatttggagatctcaataagctccaagcttggagtgagcacgaacccccaccgttcggcttaattaggtctcccctatgatgaagaaaggggggtagtagaagaagggagtttgcaagtccccgaaaaagaagagaaattgaattaaaaaaaactctaaaaaaggggaacgtttagtaaaaaaatatcttgaaataggtcgccggaaaaagtGGGAAAGTCGCTGGAAATGGTCGGAATAGTGGCCGAAaagttgaccggcgttgaccagAGTAGAAAATGCTTCAAgattttgtattcggattcaaggttttcttgaatcagggtttggctttTTGTTTgagggttagggcttcatgctgataacgtgttttagggaaatgatatttgagagagagcaactttcattgataataggggcctctttatatagaggattacaaacatagagttagagttgtacatggaaacataatcgtacattgattggatatcacctatgattctccgagaatatctctaatataaactctatttcaactagagcaagtaatctcaagtttgagccagacacatattctggatttacttaaacaattattaaattaaagaaagaaatatatcaaaaagTGGAAATACAGATGCATGTAGAATTAAATAGGAGTCCTATTAATATTAACTTGAATTACTTCTCTTATTAAAAGAAATATAATGAATGTCTATCTTCATCTCTATCTACATGAAAATGAaccaataacaacaacaattagCAAACTCTTCTTCCTCCTATCCTTTGaccgagaagaagaagaagaaaagcttcTTTCAATTGTATCGATCTTTACTCTTACCCTCAATCTTCACCACTGTTTTCACTGTCAATCACCATATTTAATCGCCTTCCATCCATATTCACAAGGATCACAGAATAAACTCAAATACAATTCCGTACTTATTTCAAGTTTTCTTCACTCGTTGCATCAGGCGTCAAGTTCACAATGAAAAACAGGTGAAGCAAATGAGTTTAACTCCCCGAAAATAATGTCGTCTCCTTCTGCATAGCTATTCAAATCTTGACAATCAAAGTACGTTTGAATGTCATCGGGGAAACTCCGGCGCGGCATGTTTGGCTCCAAAGTCGTCGTTGACGAGCAGTCTACCACTGACGTCCTCTCGAGCATTTCCTTGAACTTAGGGGACTGCAATAAAAGCCCTAGTGCAGATGATGCCGACGAACCATTCCCCGGCCGTGGCACTGCTACCATTGACTCGCTAGTGCTCGGACTCGGGTTGTGGGGCATAAACCCTAACTCTACCTTAGAATCAGGGTTTTGAATCGAACTGAGGTCAGCATTAGGGTTTGGTTGCGTGTTGTTGGGAATGTTCTCATTATTGGGGCACAGTGACTTGATGTAACGGCTAAGATCGAAGTTCGTTACGGCATTAAGTCCACGATACTCTATTGCTGCCATGTCGTAAGCTGTAGCTGCTTCTTCTTGCGTCGCTGCCAAATAAAGAAGATGAAAATAAAGTAATTTAAAGTGTCCGTAAATTGTGTGGGATCCCAGGGATGAAATAATATATTCAAGAATTTAATTTGCTCCCAAAATTTGGTTGAGAAGGTTTGAATGaaggcagttgagggtaggtgaTCTACATCCTAACTAATTAGATTTGACGGCACACAATtatttcattgtttttcttAATCAAAGATTAAGGAATTGAGTTTCCGCCATGTGGCAAACATAATTACTAACTGCATTTAGGTTAGGCCATGCATTAAAAGTTCATCCAATAATTTAAGGAAAATGATTCTTTGTAATGTTCTTCTGGAATCCAAGTTCTAATTTACATTTTATTCCAACTTTCTTTATCGAGAATAagaacaaataagcaaaaacaaaaaatgaactcTAGAAAAATAGGAATTACGTACCATAGGTTCCAAGGTAGAGATATTTGTTTCCAAATACTCTTCCGATTCGAGCCTCCCATCTTCCATTATGGTGGTGTCTGCACGTTTGAATCGAATCACAGAAATTATAAGACCCCATTATGTACTTACCTCTACAAATGCAAGTGGTACGACACAACCATATATACATGCATAGATTGTGACATCCATCAAACTTTTGTGGCAACTTAATCATCTTGTGCATTATCAACTctttatttaattcaatttcaCTCAAGATGAACTTGTGGATCAGTGGATGTGAGAAGCCAGGTGAAATTAAttgtattttaattatttaaagatTATACAAGTTTATTATTAGACAAAACTATGAGAGGTGAAATGACTGTTCTTTAAATTTGATGAAATAAATTAGATATACTTACCTTGCTACACCTCTATATTTTGAAACACCACGAGAAAATCCACTACTCTTCCTGTAAATTAATAAGAAATACCACTTTAACatctctaaatatatatttcaataTGCAAAACTTGATAGTAAATACTAGTTTATAACCTCCTCAATGATCCAATGTATTCTTCTTTAGACTGACCGTCCATTTCTTTGAGCTCTTCCTCATAGGTGGAAACCTACACGTATGAAACCTAGAGTTCAGTAActcaaaattaattaaaaataaataaataaaccatGCCTTTTAAGTTTTAACCTATGAAGTAAGAACTACAATATCTCAATCAGAGAAGAGAAAATTTACTGGCAAATTGAGGATTGTATCTTGTCCCCAGTACTTTAATGCTGCCAAGTCATAGGCACGTGCAGcagcttcttcatcatcatatgCCCCTAACAAATGCGAACTTAAATGATTCACTAATTTCTAGTACCCAACCAGAAACGTCTTAATATGAAGCTATTTCATTGATGGCTTTCCATATATTTGTTTGAAACTCTGCTTAACAAAATGGGACATACCTAAATAGACTGCATTAGAGTTGGACAGCATCATCATCAGACCCAAAAGGAAAAATTGTTAACCGCAGGAAATCattgaatgaaggaaaaattaaactaaattaaaggaaattaaagtttTATGATTAAGAACTAACCTTGTCTGCCTTTCTTGTTCTGTGACTCATTCCAACAGTTCTTATCCCACAAATGAGCTTCATACCGACCCGTCCATCGATGCCTGAAACAACAGGAGTAACAGGACTCAACATTCATCATCACTCTAACGTTCTTGAAAACCCGGCTAGAATTAAAccgcaaagaaaagagaaaggtaGAAAATAATTGCAGCCAAATCAGAGGAATTTGATGGATGCATGTAACCTTGTGACTCCTCTGTAGATGGAGCTCCGCTGAGGCGGAGAGTCGCGGCGTACACTTTTACGCGTCCGCTTGACCTTGGTGGCCGGAGGACTACTAGTAGTAGTACTAGTGGTGGTGTTGCTATTATTGCTAGAGCTTGGAGTTGTATTCTTTTGGATCTTCTGTGAGGTTTTCGCCATTAAAATTATCACCCAGAAGAATGAAAAACGTACAGAgtagtaagagagagagagagagagagagagagagagaggtagatgGGTGACTAGGTCGTCATAATATAAGGAGAAGGGTTTTGAAGGGAATGGCCGGAATAATttatggagggagagagagttatgggtttggttttcttggcccaaaaaaagaaagaaaagtaggtattaccaaaaacaaaaaaagaagtgtGTCTTGGATTAATTAGGATGAGAAAATAGGAGATGTTAAGCCGGCCGAGGGTTTTAATGGCCGTCTCTGAGcggcttgtagtctattcccTCTTGTCCTCACTTCTTGTTGTTTGGAGAATTGAGAGCACTTTATTTATCTTCATTTTGTTCTATTATgcagattatatatatagattacaTAGCTAGCTAGAGGATTTCAGATtcaaaaagaatttaaaaaaaaaaaaagagagagagagagagagagagagagagagagaaaattgatgATGCATGTTCTTGAGCTTATTGATCCTCATTAATTTACTAATCTAAAACTAAACTACCTCTCTTTTAATCTCTCCTTTTGTTTGCGTGATTATCTTGTTTTTTCCTTTACCATCatatatcatcatcatcttcatcatcatttgtttagtttatttcaatttattataataatcataaaaaaatttgtatttattggTTTTTCATATCTATGACATGATCAAGGGGCAAAGTTTTCTCTAATTGGCGAATGGGTATAACAATAATTTCAGTACTTATCTACActcatgagagatatttttctTTATGATTTGTTTTCCATTTATACATTTTAGGCTAACTGTTGACTGTTGACTGTTGTCTCATTTTTCAACTATCGATCGATTTGGGTTGGTTTATAGCCCTTTCCAGAAATTTCTGTCAATGGCAGTATTAGATAATGAGAGAATTGGTCCCTTTCCTCTCCCATTTTCATGCATCTATCTGTTGAATCACAAACATGAAACTTGATCCTGGGTTCGAGTTACCATGGAGGTAAGAGTGAAATCATTGGAtcatattttattaaaaaaacaaaaaagaatgtgTTTGAACTTTTTCTTAAGTTATTGTTCAAGATCAAACGGTAAAACATTTTATCTATAAATCCAAAGATAAAGCTCTTTTGCACCCTCGCTTTCCTTtgaataaaaggaaagagaacaTATTTCTATATGGGGGctacttagagcatctttagaaAATTCTCTATCTAAACTCGTTAGTTATTTttgagagcatgtttagctttatatcaatttttgtAGTTGCACTAAAGTGGCTTTCCGTTATAACTTTTTGCTATCTTGTTCCTATatatagagagcaagataaggctttatattattttgttaatttaagTGGTTGTATATAATTTATTATACATTTAAACAAAAGTTAAAATCTCTAAATATAAACATTCCCCATTGGGAAATCCAAAAACTgtttccttctctctcctcgAGGAAACCCTAAAGGTTGAGTTTGTTCAGAGAAATCATCCTCGTCCGGCCGCGCCCAAATGCACAGGCTGGCCTCTGGCCTCGCCTTCTTCATGAGGTCTGCTGCCAGACGGGTATTTGGATGGGCTATTGCTCATGGGGTGCCATCAAATGCGGTGTTTTGCTTGGGGCTTGTCGGATGGTCTGACTGGGATGGTGAAAGGCGGAGGTTCTCTAGCAGATCCGACGATCGAATCCTGATGGCGGCGCCATGGGCTGGATGGCAGTGTGCTCAGGGTTTGGATTTCTCTGTGGTGGCGTGGGTTGAACCGACGTGGCCCGTGTGGTGTGATTGTAGGCGGTGTAGGTTGTGGTGGCAATGATGAGAGGTGTGAGGGCCGAGATCGAGTTACGGGGATGTAGGTTGAGGCGGCTTATCCTGTTCGGTTTTGGGTCACAGGCAGTGTGATCGTGGGGCGCGAGTGGAGGCTGTACCGGTCGTGGCGGCGTGTGGGGGAGATAGCTTGGCTGGCTGGTATGCATGACTGGGAAGAAACTTGGCTGGCGTAGGTGGACTGGTCTAGACCAGGCTGATGGGCCTTGGGTGGACCTTTGCTTGATGGATATCCTAGTTGGGCTTTGGGTTTATGGGCTGGGGTTTACCCTAGTCAAGTAACTTctaaatttgggctagggtttaggcccTTGGCCtaaccctatgtttttagttttgtctAAATTCAATAAATTCCTTGTATAAGGAACCTAGATCTTTAGCACCTCCGGTGTAGTATCAAAGGAGGATCTCCGCTATCCCTACGATctgaaatgtataatgagtgggtctatttctaCGTACCAttatgggtactaccactaccttcttgtttgtctatgtccttaaatgatagcggaagggtatgtaatgacctattctggcttgtgatgaatatactatttCGCCATGTTGGGCTTGATTCAAAAataatacatttaaactatttttcttcattcaaaaaaaaaaatataaattcaaaactaactatAATACAAAACAGGGGTGCAAATGTATTTTAGAAGTGGCTAGCCAATATGACTTTGTAGTTAATTTAGccaaaatttgactaaaaagtGGTTAGTATTGCtaaaaaattttaaatatgCTCTTATGACTAGAGTAGGAAATTAATgagttagagcatctttagcaatggtAGCAgcttttgagtcaaattttagctaaagtagctaaaaagtcattttggctagtcaCTTTAAAAATATAactcagtgctctctattttagctaattttgaatttagattattttttaaaggaatattaataatttaaaaagccacttaggagtctagtGTAGctgttaaaatagataaaaagctaaacatactCTCTAAAATAGTTAAGgtgccaaaatagagagtctgttaAAAATGCTCTTaaccaaggtttcaaatttcggtttcggtttcgatttcggtacttcaaatttaaagaaatttcggagaaagtttcgatttcggtggaaatttcggttaaaaataaagaaatcacattaattgcatgtataaaatgatatttttgaatgaaacttttacatagactaaactaacctataataaacctatttacaatgtaaactctctaaaattatacataaataatagaattgtgatatttaatatggacgagacgacgagtaattaactaaaacTGTAGTAAGTTACTAAACACTATCTATAATTCTATATGTAATCATAAATGTTCTGTATATTGctaatgtgaatgtgatttacttttttttttatggctggaacccagtcggaggcttggccatcacacctttttcactaataattagaaaaattcaaactttgttGTGAGAAAACTGAACTCCAAGCCTACGAAAAAGTTAAaagacatcattatggtcatggTGGTCAAAAAGCCACGCACTAAGAAAATActagtaaaaactaaaaaaacagtAAAGCCTTCAATATACCttcttaattaataattatatggTGGATGATACACATGATagaaagagagtttctatgtTATGAAGGaggattggaaaaaaaaaaatcaaaatttcatattttgtcaGCGAAAAGTCAAAAACTGTGAAATACGAATTTAACAGAAATTTCagagaaatttcggacaaaatttcggtttgaatatttaaatatattttgtgtgtgtagatatttcggaaatttagaatttcgcggaaatgtacggaaaatttcGGTAAATTTCGGAAAACTcctgacggaaatgatatagcatatgaatttcgtttcggtacttcaaatttacggaaatttcgacggaaattTCGGCAGTTTCGGAGAAACTTAAAACCTTGCTCTTAACAAGTCGAAAGCTTATGGTTATGTAACAAGCGAagcatttttcttcttcaaaccTATTTCTGAAATGAAGCTTAAAGGACAATTAATTACATGGATTAAGTATGTAAATATTAGGGCTAGGCACAACACGCCAGAAATCCGGTAACTGGCCTCACCAGACCAATTTTTTCAGCTTGGTAACTTGACCAATTAAAAACAACGTCGTTTTGAAGTCAAACCTAACCGATTCGCTTTTGAGCGGTTCAGAATTGGGTCCATGTTACAAACCGCTAGACCcgaattttaatttaatttaattttagaataaattttattatttgtCTAATTATGATTGGTCTTAAACCAAGCTTACCTAGTGTTGAACGCACTCGATCTGCGGAAACCCTAACCTCTCACAAAATGTTGCCGCACAAGTTCATATGTCAAAAATCTCTCTTCAGAAAACATCTTCCCTCTCGACCTCTCCCAAAAATTCCTTCTTCTCTTTCAAATCTCCGACCAAAAAATCTGCTTCAATCCCTTCTTCTCTCTTGGTCGTGAGCCTGTGAGGGTAAGATCTCTAAATTTCCCATCTGTTTTACAATTTTAGGATTGATTGGATAATTGATTGAAGATGTTATTGTTTAGGACTTTGCCATCTTTGATTTCTAAAACTATTTAAGGCTTCAAGATGTTTTAGATTGTCTTGAAGATGTTTTAGATTGTTCTTCTAAAAAATTTCTCACATTCAAAATCAAATGAGGGTTTTGAAAACAGATTTGGGACGTTTTACTAAAACTAGGGTTTCGATGTTCATAGTTTCAAAGTGGATTACGGGTTTCAATATTGATTTAGGGCTTTATGATTTAATTGGAAatttgaaattagggtttcataGTTTCAAAGTGGATTACGGGTTTCAATATTGATTTAGGGCTTTATGATTTAATTGGAAatttgaaattagggtttcataGTTTCATTGTTGCAATGAGGATGTATAGTTCATAGTTCatagtttcaactttcaaataAGGTTCTGGGTTTTTGATGTTGCAGATTAAATTGGGgctttcatagtttcatactTCCATTGAAACTTTCTGTTGCAGC is a window from the Rosa chinensis cultivar Old Blush chromosome 2, RchiOBHm-V2, whole genome shotgun sequence genome containing:
- the LOC112187774 gene encoding AP2-like ethylene-responsive transcription factor At1g16060 — translated: MAKTSQKIQKNTTPSSSNNSNTTTSTTTSSPPATKVKRTRKSVRRDSPPQRSSIYRGVTRHRWTGRYEAHLWDKNCWNESQNKKGRQVYLGAYDDEEAAARAYDLAALKYWGQDTILNLPVSTYEEELKEMDGQSKEEYIGSLRRKSSGFSRGVSKYRGVARHHHNGRWEARIGRVFGNKYLYLGTYATQEEAATAYDMAAIEYRGLNAVTNFDLSRYIKSLCPNNENIPNNTQPNPNADLSSIQNPDSKVELGFMPHNPSPSTSESMVAVPRPGNGSSASSALGLLLQSPKFKEMLERTSVVDCSSTTTLEPNMPRRSFPDDIQTYFDCQDLNSYAEGDDIIFGELNSFASPVFHCELDA